A stretch of the Lolium perenne isolate Kyuss_39 chromosome 3, Kyuss_2.0, whole genome shotgun sequence genome encodes the following:
- the LOC127337982 gene encoding thaumatin-like protein: protein MASSRALQLLPLLILTVAITTDAATITVINKCSYTVWPGALLGGGVRLDPGRSWTLNMPPGTAAARVWPRTGCAFDDSGHDHCITGDCAGALACHVSGEQPATLTPPPAPLRSRLPTISRQL from the coding sequence ATGGCGTCCTCTCGTGCCCTCCAGCTCCTGCCCCTCCTCATCCTCACAGTCGCCATCACCACTGAcgctgccaccatcaccgtcatcAACAAATGCTCCTACACGGTGTGGCCAGGCGCGCTGCTGGGCGGCGGCGTGCGCCTCGACCCGGGCAGGTCATGGACGCTCAACATGCCGCCCGGCACCGCGGCCGCCAGGGTGTGGCCGCGGACCGGGTGCGCCTTCGACGACAGCGGCCACGACCACTGCATCACGGGCGACTGCGCCGGCGCGCTGGCGTGCCACGTGTCCGGCGAGCAGCCCGCCACCCTAACACCACCACCCGCACCGCTCCGCTCACGCCTCCCAACTATATCTAGACAACTATAA